In Phyllobacterium zundukense, one DNA window encodes the following:
- a CDS encoding DUF1045 domain-containing protein, with protein MRYAIYFTPPSSDPLLKVAANWLGRNAFTGQPVKAPQIRDLAHEDFAQLTGSPRRYGFHATLKAPFHLADGIEERELLSALMHFASSIDPVEIPKLQIACLDGFFALVPAEPLNRLNQLANDVVVAFDRFRAPPSEQEIKRRNPDGMSAAQRRNLEQWGYPYVFEDFRFHMTLTGPVPERDRPKIEHILSEFLEPVLEEPVEINNLALFTEAEPRFPFEIHSLHPLAGTNRRKTA; from the coding sequence ATGCGCTATGCCATCTATTTCACGCCGCCTTCAAGTGATCCGCTGCTCAAAGTAGCGGCGAACTGGCTCGGCCGGAATGCCTTTACTGGTCAACCGGTAAAGGCACCGCAGATCCGCGATCTTGCGCACGAAGATTTCGCGCAGTTGACGGGATCGCCGCGCCGCTATGGATTTCATGCGACGCTGAAAGCGCCATTTCACCTTGCTGATGGCATCGAGGAACGCGAACTCCTGTCGGCGCTGATGCATTTTGCCTCTTCGATTGACCCGGTTGAAATTCCGAAATTGCAGATTGCCTGCCTCGACGGTTTTTTTGCGCTCGTACCGGCAGAGCCGCTCAATCGTCTCAATCAACTGGCAAACGATGTGGTTGTTGCATTCGACCGCTTTCGCGCGCCGCCAAGCGAGCAGGAAATCAAACGTCGCAATCCCGATGGAATGAGTGCTGCACAGCGCCGAAATCTCGAACAGTGGGGCTACCCCTATGTTTTCGAGGATTTTCGCTTTCACATGACACTCACGGGTCCGGTGCCTGAACGGGATCGGCCGAAAATTGAACATATCCTGAGCGAATTCCTTGAGCCGGTTCTCGAAGAACCGGTCGAAATTAACAATCTCGCTCTGTTCACTGAAGCTGAGCCCAGGTTTCCTTTTGAAATACACTCGCTGCACCCGCTCGCAGGAACCAACCGAAGAAAGACTGCATAA